The Buttiauxella selenatireducens genome has a window encoding:
- the cbiK gene encoding sirohydrochlorin cobaltochelatase, producing the protein MKKALLVVSFGTSYHDTGEKNIVACERDLAASVPDRDLFRAYTSGMIIRKLKQRDGISVDTPMQALRKLADLGYQDVAIQSLHIINGDEYEKIVHEVQIMRPLFSRLVIGAPLLSSFDDYSTLMAALRQQMPALGEREEVVFMGHGASHHAFAAYACLDHMMKAQQILARVGAVESYPEVSQLIDNMLAEGVRAVHLMPLMLVAGDHAINDMASDEADSWKSQFCAAGIPATPWLKGLGENPAVRAMFVAHLQQAIKSAMKEAA; encoded by the coding sequence ATGAAAAAAGCGCTTCTTGTCGTGAGTTTTGGCACCAGCTACCACGACACCGGTGAAAAAAATATTGTGGCGTGTGAACGCGATCTGGCTGCCAGCGTTCCCGATCGCGATCTTTTTCGTGCTTACACCTCAGGGATGATCATCCGAAAGTTAAAACAGCGTGATGGCATCTCTGTCGATACGCCGATGCAGGCGCTACGAAAGCTTGCCGATCTTGGGTATCAGGACGTGGCGATCCAGTCGTTGCACATCATCAACGGCGATGAGTATGAAAAGATCGTCCATGAAGTGCAGATCATGCGGCCCTTGTTTTCACGGCTGGTGATTGGTGCGCCTCTGCTCAGCAGTTTCGATGATTATTCGACGCTCATGGCGGCACTGCGCCAGCAAATGCCCGCACTGGGTGAACGGGAAGAAGTGGTGTTTATGGGCCACGGCGCCAGCCATCACGCGTTCGCCGCTTATGCCTGTCTTGATCACATGATGAAAGCGCAACAGATCCTCGCGAGAGTGGGCGCGGTAGAAAGTTACCCGGAGGTGAGCCAGCTGATTGACAACATGCTTGCCGAAGGCGTTCGCGCCGTACACCTGATGCCGTTAATGCTGGTGGCTGGCGATCACGCCATCAATGACATGGCTTCTGACGAAGCCGATTCGTGGAAATCTCAATTCTGCGCCGCAGGGATCCCAGCTACACCGTGGTTGAAGGGGTTGGGTGAGAACCCGGCGGTGCGTGCGATGTTTGTCGCACATTTGCAGCAGGCAATTAAAAGCGCAATGAAGGAGGCAGCATGA
- a CDS encoding cobalt-factor II C(20)-methyltransferase: MTGKLYAISTGPGASDLITVRASRVLATLDVVYAPAGRKGGDSLALSIVREYLGEHTQVCCRHFPMSADSAEKEEVWDAVAAELQSDVESGKRVGFITLGDAMLFSTWVFLLKRLQNPDWLEIIPGVTSFSAIASRSATPLAMETQSLAVISCTAPEAEIRRALEQHDSLVLMKVYGRFARIKCLLQEANLLDCALMMAEATLPGEQCWRELSAINDENPLPYFSTILINKQWGRERK; encoded by the coding sequence ATGACGGGAAAACTCTATGCAATCAGCACCGGACCTGGGGCAAGCGACTTAATCACCGTGCGGGCATCACGCGTACTGGCCACGCTGGATGTGGTGTATGCCCCAGCCGGGCGTAAAGGCGGCGATAGCCTGGCCCTTTCCATCGTCCGTGAATATCTGGGTGAGCACACGCAGGTCTGTTGCCGTCATTTCCCAATGAGCGCTGACAGTGCTGAAAAAGAGGAAGTGTGGGATGCGGTTGCCGCCGAACTGCAAAGCGATGTCGAGTCAGGAAAACGGGTCGGCTTTATAACCCTCGGCGATGCCATGTTGTTCAGCACCTGGGTCTTTTTGCTCAAGCGGTTACAGAATCCTGACTGGCTGGAAATCATCCCCGGCGTGACCTCTTTTTCCGCGATTGCTTCACGTTCTGCCACGCCGCTGGCGATGGAGACGCAATCGCTGGCCGTGATTTCCTGTACTGCGCCAGAAGCCGAGATTCGTCGGGCGCTGGAGCAGCATGACAGCCTGGTATTAATGAAAGTGTATGGCCGCTTTGCGCGCATTAAATGTCTTCTGCAAGAAGCGAATTTGCTGGATTGCGCCTTGATGATGGCGGAAGCCACGCTACCGGGGGAGCAGTGCTGGCGGGAACTGAGCGCCATAAATGACGAGAACCCACTGCCGTACTTCTCAACCATTCTGATTAATAAACAGTGGGGCAGAGAAAGAAAATGA
- the cbiM gene encoding cobalt ECF transporter S component CbiM, with amino-acid sequence MSLEKQLKQLSFSGLAAALLLMVVPEQAFAMHIMEGFLPPMWALAWWLLFLPCLWYGLVRLRQIVAEDSHQKVLLALCGAFVFVLSALKIPSVTGSCSHPTGVGLAVILFGPGVVAILGAVVLLFQSLLLAHGGLTTLGANGISMAVMGPVVGYLVWKLACRAGLRRDVGVFLCAMLADLTTYFVTSVQLGVAFPDSEAGMMGSTLKFMSIFCLTQIPIAIAEGLLTVLIYDQITKRRLITVEGH; translated from the coding sequence ATGAGTCTCGAAAAACAGCTTAAACAGCTTTCGTTCAGCGGCCTGGCAGCGGCGCTATTGTTGATGGTGGTGCCAGAGCAGGCGTTTGCGATGCACATTATGGAAGGGTTTTTACCGCCGATGTGGGCGCTGGCCTGGTGGCTGCTCTTTTTACCTTGTCTGTGGTACGGCCTGGTGCGTTTACGCCAGATTGTAGCCGAGGACAGCCATCAGAAAGTTCTCCTGGCGCTGTGCGGCGCATTTGTTTTCGTCTTGTCGGCACTGAAAATTCCGTCGGTCACCGGGAGTTGCTCGCATCCCACGGGCGTTGGGTTGGCGGTGATTTTGTTCGGGCCGGGCGTGGTGGCGATCCTCGGCGCGGTGGTGCTGTTGTTCCAGTCTCTGCTATTGGCTCACGGCGGTTTGACGACGCTTGGCGCTAACGGAATATCGATGGCGGTGATGGGGCCGGTTGTGGGTTATCTGGTGTGGAAACTGGCTTGCCGTGCAGGGTTGCGTCGTGATGTCGGCGTCTTCTTATGCGCCATGCTGGCGGACTTGACCACCTATTTTGTGACGTCGGTACAGTTGGGGGTCGCGTTCCCGGATTCGGAGGCAGGCATGATGGGATCGACTCTCAAGTTTATGAGTATTTTCTGTTTGACGCAGATCCCGATCGCGAT